The Deltaproteobacteria bacterium region GCCGCGATCGAGATGCCGGCGGTGGGCTGGATCGAGGCGGCGGGGCCGTACTGGTTGGAGCCGAAGGGGACCCCGCCGCCTCCCGAGTCGCCGCTCACCAGGTAGCGGGGCGTGTAGAGGCCGTCGACCCAGGCGGTGGCGCCGCGCCGCGCCTTGCGCATCGTGGGCACGTACACGAAGGTGTCGTCGGGCTCGCCGTAGTCGTCCAGCGCGTCGAGCGAGCGGAGCTGGCGCCAGGCGAGGTGGCGCGCGTTGAAGGGCTCCTCGAAGCGGCCGCCCGCGACCCAGAGCTTGCTCTTCGCCTCGGGCGTCCGGTACTTCGACCCGGGGAGGTCGGCGCGGTTGTTGGTGGCGATCAGGAAGAAGCTGCCCTCGTAGGTCTCGGGGCTGCCGAGCCGGTCGGGCAGGTCGAAGATCCGGAAGCTCCCGACCGGGCCGGCGCCGCGGTAGCGGAGCTCGAGGTTCCAGGCCCACTTGACGCCGGCCTGGGGGTCGCCCGCGGCGATCGTTGCGGCGGGGAAGGGCTGCCCGGCGACGTGGCCGTGGAGGTTCCCCTTCCCGTCGACGCGCGCCTTGCCGGCGTTGGCGGCGGTGGCGTCGTCGTACCACTTGCCCGCCGGGTAGCGGCGGAAGCAGGGGCCGATCTCGAGCCGCATGCCCTCGTAGAAGAAGACGTCGCGGTACTTCCAGATCTCGGGCGGGAGCAGCTCCCGGATCAGCAGCAGGTCGCCCATCCCGACCGCGGTCCCCTCGCGC contains the following coding sequences:
- a CDS encoding DUF1329 domain-containing protein, which translates into the protein MPRPTRRPSPSPLALAVALAMAAAAGPATAAPLPEEGACPAITGASTAGSDDASAIPLREGTAVGMGDLLLIRELLPPEIWKYRDVFFYEGMRLEIGPCFRRYPAGKWYDDATAANAGKARVDGKGNLHGHVAGQPFPAATIAAGDPQAGVKWAWNLELRYRGAGPVGSFRIFDLPDRLGSPETYEGSFFLIATNNRADLPGSKYRTPEAKSKLWVAGGRFEEPFNARHLAWRQLRSLDALDDYGEPDDTFVYVPTMRKARRGATAWVDGLYTPRYLVSGDSGGGGVPFGSNQYGPAASIQPTAGISIAASENLRRGFVGLALRPNAYEWRLLEERPVLAPINATEIGYPEVPERNYGPSALSFGTDTWDVRQAVVIEGRARKVVDDLGYLRLWIDAQTGQPLYVVSERPNRLGLDVGQLVHKWSGDDARYPAWPGGGAANVFDPVAASFFDVASGRAGWRRESYDLRSVPVDPGKLRELTNSGSLDRRGH